The following proteins are co-located in the Paenibacillus sp. FSL H8-0079 genome:
- the gmk gene encoding guanylate kinase: MSKGLLVVLSGPSGVGKGTVCSALRKRVPELIYSVSATTRQPRLGEEHGVNYFFRSHEEFQNMIAEDQLLEHAEYVGNYYGTPRDFVEKTINEGRDIILEIEVQGALKVKEKFPEGIFVFLLPPSLDELKDRIQGRGTESQATIDHRMSVAVDEISLLEQYDYAVVNDEIDLACKRIESIIIAEHCKINK, encoded by the coding sequence ATGTCTAAGGGATTACTAGTAGTGTTGTCCGGCCCATCTGGGGTCGGGAAGGGTACAGTATGCAGCGCTTTGCGCAAACGGGTGCCGGAATTGATCTATTCCGTATCGGCGACAACCCGTCAGCCTCGTCTTGGTGAAGAACATGGTGTGAACTATTTCTTCAGAAGTCATGAAGAGTTCCAGAACATGATTGCTGAAGATCAATTGTTGGAACATGCGGAGTATGTCGGTAATTATTACGGAACACCGCGTGATTTTGTAGAGAAAACGATTAACGAAGGCCGCGACATCATTCTGGAGATTGAGGTTCAAGGCGCGTTAAAAGTGAAAGAGAAATTCCCGGAAGGCATCTTTGTTTTCCTGCTTCCTCCTTCATTGGACGAGCTGAAAGATCGCATTCAGGGTCGTGGTACTGAAAGTCAAGCGACCATTGATCACCGGATGTCTGTGGCGGTCGATGAGATCAGTCTGCTGGAGCAGTATGATTACGCTGTTGTTAATGATGAAATTGATTTGGCGTGCAAGAGAATAGAAAGCATCATAATCGCCGAACATTGTAAGATCAATAAATAA
- the rpoZ gene encoding DNA-directed RNA polymerase subunit omega, giving the protein MLYPSIDEMMNKVDSKYSLVVAASRRARQLREGEKTDLRGARSHKQVGVALEEIYGDLLVVIKGQDEEEE; this is encoded by the coding sequence ATGCTGTATCCTTCTATTGATGAAATGATGAACAAAGTCGACAGCAAGTATTCCCTTGTTGTTGCTGCTTCCCGCCGGGCTAGACAGCTACGTGAAGGTGAAAAAACGGATTTAAGAGGTGCGAGATCCCATAAGCAAGTTGGCGTTGCACTGGAAGAAATCTATGGAGACCTGCTCGTTGTCATCAAAGGACAGGACGAAGAAGAAGAGTAA
- a CDS encoding DUF370 domain-containing protein has product MAIKLINIGFGNIVSANRIISIVSPESAPIKRIIQEARDRHMLIDATYGRRTRAVIITDSDHVILSAVQPETVAHRLSSKDDDNDE; this is encoded by the coding sequence ATGGCAATCAAACTCATTAACATTGGATTCGGTAACATCGTATCGGCGAACCGGATTATATCCATCGTGAGTCCGGAATCGGCGCCGATCAAGAGAATTATACAAGAGGCAAGAGATCGTCACATGCTGATTGATGCAACGTACGGAAGACGTACTCGTGCCGTAATTATTACGGATAGCGATCATGTCATTCTGTCTGCAGTTCAGCCGGAGACGGTCGCCCATCGTCTTTCTTCGAAAGATGATGATAACGACGAATAA
- the coaBC gene encoding bifunctional phosphopantothenoylcysteine decarboxylase/phosphopantothenate--cysteine ligase CoaBC, with the protein MLNGKKIVLGVTGGIAAYKAATLCSRLVQKGADVHVIMTASATQFITELTLQTLTRNTVYTDTFDEREPAVVSHIHLADLADLVLVAPATANVIAKMAHGMADDMLSTTLLATTAPVMIAPAMNVHMYDHPAVKHNMSLLVERGAMMIEPGEGLLACGYVGKGRLEEPESIVDVVERFFEQRKSADISRQGQAPLLHGKKVVVTAGGTIERIDPVRYITNDSSGKMGFAIAAAARDLGADVKLVMGSTQAKPPENVELIPVQSAQDMYEAVTREWDDADIVVKAAAVADYRPKEVYTEKIKKKGDTLSLELVKNIDILETLGKQKTHQFLIGFAAETQSVEMYAREKLERKNCDLIVANDVTRTGAGFGTDTNAVHIYDREGLVEELQVMAKDDVAHRLLRIAAERIAGRN; encoded by the coding sequence ATGTTGAACGGTAAAAAAATCGTGCTTGGTGTGACAGGCGGCATAGCCGCTTACAAAGCGGCAACATTATGCAGCAGACTGGTGCAAAAGGGAGCGGATGTTCATGTGATTATGACAGCTTCCGCTACACAGTTTATTACCGAATTAACGCTGCAAACGTTGACCCGAAACACCGTATATACCGATACATTTGATGAGCGTGAGCCGGCAGTCGTATCTCATATTCATCTGGCCGATCTGGCTGATCTTGTTCTGGTTGCTCCGGCTACAGCGAATGTGATTGCCAAGATGGCGCATGGCATGGCAGATGATATGCTCTCAACGACGTTGCTTGCCACGACAGCCCCTGTCATGATTGCACCAGCTATGAATGTACATATGTATGATCATCCAGCTGTAAAGCATAATATGAGCCTGCTTGTTGAACGGGGCGCCATGATGATTGAACCGGGTGAAGGTCTGCTTGCGTGTGGATATGTGGGCAAGGGACGTCTGGAAGAACCGGAGAGCATTGTGGATGTGGTGGAACGTTTCTTTGAACAGCGCAAGTCTGCAGACATTAGTCGGCAGGGACAAGCTCCATTGTTACATGGCAAGAAGGTTGTCGTTACGGCTGGAGGTACGATTGAGCGCATTGATCCAGTACGATATATTACGAACGATTCATCTGGCAAAATGGGATTTGCCATAGCCGCAGCTGCGCGTGATCTGGGGGCAGATGTGAAATTGGTTATGGGCAGTACCCAAGCCAAGCCGCCGGAGAATGTTGAGTTGATTCCTGTACAGTCTGCACAGGATATGTATGAAGCGGTAACACGCGAGTGGGATGATGCAGATATCGTGGTTAAGGCGGCGGCAGTTGCCGATTATCGTCCAAAGGAAGTTTATACCGAGAAGATCAAGAAGAAAGGCGACACGCTGTCGCTCGAACTTGTTAAAAATATAGATATTCTTGAAACACTGGGTAAACAGAAGACCCATCAGTTTTTGATTGGTTTTGCTGCGGAAACTCAGTCGGTTGAGATGTATGCACGTGAGAAATTGGAACGGAAAAATTGTGATCTGATCGTAGCCAATGACGTAACCCGCACGGGTGCAGGATTTGGAACAGACACCAACGCGGTACATATCTATGACCGGGAGGGTTTGGTGGAGGAGCTTCAAGTGATGGCCAAGGACGATGTGGCTCATCGGTTGCTCCGGATTGCGGCGGAGCGCATTGCAGGGAGGAATTAG
- a CDS encoding YicC/YloC family endoribonuclease codes for MSFSMTGYGQSAFHFGGYKVQLEIKSVNHRYCEVMMRLPREWTYYEDGLRKIVQSRLKRGRIDVYVMKEKEEDQALPAVLNEQTVRAYLQAAEQLETQFGMHGKPSIVDMLGLPDVMVHSDGTSSIPEEQKDEWERVLQEGLREALSSLEQMRAREGLHLASDLERRIIRLESLHTEMLALAPTVVSDYRNKLRQRLTEMQEEGSFPFDEHKLGMEIAMFADRSNIEEELTRLLSHFGQSRELLKSDEPVGRKLDFLIQEMNREVNTIGSKANHLALVNRVVEMKAELEKIREQAANIE; via the coding sequence ATGTCATTCAGTATGACCGGATACGGTCAATCCGCCTTTCATTTTGGCGGCTATAAGGTACAATTAGAGATCAAATCTGTTAATCATCGTTATTGCGAAGTGATGATGCGTCTGCCAAGAGAGTGGACGTATTATGAAGACGGTTTGAGGAAGATCGTACAGAGTCGTTTGAAACGTGGGCGGATTGATGTTTATGTAATGAAAGAAAAAGAGGAAGACCAGGCTCTTCCCGCTGTTCTGAATGAACAGACGGTCAGGGCCTATCTGCAGGCTGCAGAGCAACTGGAGACTCAATTTGGAATGCACGGAAAACCAAGTATTGTGGATATGCTTGGGCTGCCGGACGTCATGGTTCATTCGGATGGGACAAGTTCCATTCCCGAAGAGCAGAAAGACGAATGGGAGCGAGTTTTGCAGGAAGGATTGAGAGAGGCTCTGTCCAGTCTGGAGCAGATGCGCGCACGCGAGGGTCTTCATCTGGCCAGTGATCTGGAACGGCGGATTATCCGTCTGGAGTCACTGCATACCGAGATGCTTGCTCTTGCACCGACTGTGGTGAGTGATTACCGCAACAAGTTAAGGCAGAGGCTTACGGAAATGCAGGAAGAAGGCTCTTTCCCTTTTGATGAGCATAAATTGGGTATGGAAATTGCAATGTTTGCCGATCGTTCTAACATAGAAGAGGAGCTTACGCGTCTACTCAGTCACTTTGGACAGAGCAGGGAACTGCTGAAGAGTGATGAACCGGTAGGTCGTAAGTTGGACTTTCTAATTCAAGAGATGAATCGGGAAGTCAATACGATTGGATCAAAAGCCAACCACTTGGCTCTGGTGAACCGTGTTGTCGAGATGAAGGCGGAGCTGGAGAAGATTCGTGAGCAAGCGGCGAATATCGAATGA